CATCTAAATATTCACAATCGTGTTCATTTTGAAGTATCTCTAATAATTCAATCAGGATATTTGCTGTTGCCCTGGCATCGTCTATTGCTGAATGATGATTCTTTAATCTAATTCCAAAGTATGAAGCCAAGCTAGATAAACCATTTCTTCTTCTTTTAGACAAAATTCTTTTTGCTAATCTTAATGTGCAAAGATTTGGTGCATGTAGGGGTAAAATATTATGCCTTTGAAATTCAGCTTGAACAAAATTAAAATCAAAGGCTAAATTATGAGCCGTAAATACTGCTTCTTTAGGATACCACTCTCTTATTAAAGGTAGGGTCTCAGATGCTTTTGGAGCATTTATAGCAATTGCATTTGATATACCAGTCATTTCCTGAACATAAGGTGGGATAAATTGTTCGGGGTTTATTAATGCATGGTTTTCACTAATAATTTTTCCATTTAACACATTTACACATCCGATTTCCATAATTCTATTTTTGCTTGCACTAGAGCCAGTTGTTTCAACATCTGTTACAGCAAAAGTAATTTCTTCTATTAATGGCATATTCTACACTTAATTTAATAACAAAATAATAATTCATCTCAAATAATTTTCATTAATTACTTATTATTTAAATTTAAATATTTTTTGGTACAAATTATTTTTTAGAAACCTTTTAATTAAATTGATATTTTATATATTTATAATTTATGTATAAATTCAAATTAAAGCAAAACTTTATTATACAAATTATACATATTAATCATATTAATTATACACAAAGCAGGCATGGAGATAGCTCCACGCCTACTTATGTAATGTTTAGTGACCTATTATTTAACGATTGATATCAAAAAATTTGAATTGTTAAGGCCAATGCTTTAAGACAAAAAATTGTATCAGTTTTAATTGAATCTAATTCAAGTTTATATTCTAAATAAATATTAAATTGAATTATTAACTTTGCTATTATAAACCAAATTTGTATTTATAAAGGAATAAAATGTTGGAAAGTATTTTTATATATAATTGTCAAATCTATTTCAATTAAATTTAAAATAAATATTAATCAGTTAGATGGAAATGGATCTTACAAACTCCTCATCATTGGATAAAAAATTACATCTCGAATAGAATCTTGACCCGTTAACAAAATAGTTAATCTATCAATTCCAATACCAACCCCGGCAGTTGGTGGCAAACCAACTTCTAATGCATTGAGAAAATCTTCGTCAATCAACATTGCTTCATCATCACCATCTGCCCTTAGTTTTAATTGTTCTTCAAACCTAGATCTTTGATCTCGAGGATCATTTAACTCACTAAAACATGGTCCAATTTCTTGTCCATTAATAAATAAATCCCATGCTTCAACAAGTCCATTTTTAGTTCTATGTTTTTTTGCTAAAGGAACCATTTCAAGTGGTTGATCCATAACAAAAGTAGGTTGAATCAAATCAGGTTGAATTACTTCAGAAAATATTTCATCAATTAATTTTCCTTTTCCCATAGAGTTGTTAGTTTGAACTCCTAACTCTTGAGCAATTTTTCGGATTTCATCTACATTCATTTCAGAAACATCATGTCCAATTTTTTCGCTAATTAAATCTAACATACATACTTTTCTATACGGTGGAGCAAAATTAATATCAATACCTTTATATTTTACGGTAGTAGAACCATTAACCTTCAAAGCAACTTCACTTAAAAGTTCTTCAATTTTAATCATCATCCAATTATAATCTTTGTATGCAACATATAGCTCCATCATAGTAAACTCAGGATTGTGAGTTTTATCAATTCCTTCATTTCTAAAATTTTTTCCAATTTCGTAAACTCCATCAAAACCTCCAACAATTAATTTTTTCAAATTTAATTCTAAAGATATTCTCATAAACAAAGGAATATCTAAAGCATTTAAATGAGTTCCAAAGGGTCTTGCAGCAGCACCACCATAAGTGTTATGAAGAACAGGAGTTTCAACTTCTAACCAATCATTTCTATCCATAAAAGATCTAATACATGAAATAATTTTTGCTCTTTTTCTAAAAACATCACGAACATCATAATTAATATTTAAATCTAAATATCTCTGTCTGTATCTTTGTTCTTTGTCAGTAAATGCATCATAAACAATTTTATTACCAGCCTCATCAATTTCTTCTTTTGCAACTGGCAAAGGAACTAAGCACTTTGTAAGCAATTCAAATTCAGTAGAATGAATGCTTATCTCACCTGTTTTAGTTCTAAACAAATAACCTTTAACTCCAATAATATCACCTAAATCTAGGAGTCTAAGCATATCATAGTTTTGAAGATCATCTTTTTTTAGATAAATTTGAATCCTACCAACAGTATCTTGAATTTGAACAAAACTAGCCTTTCCCATTTTTCTAATTGCTACAATTCTTCCTGCTTGAGAAATATTAATAGGTTCTTCGCTTTGAGTTAACTCCTTATTCTCAAATTGTTTTTTAGCATCTATTGAATTACAATTTATCTCGAATGAATATGGATAAGCTAAAATTCCACTAGTTTCAATTTCATTTAGTTCTTCGTATCTGTGAAATGACTGTTCTGACATTTTTAAAGTTATTTTGATTTTAAAATTCTTATTGCCAAGTTTATTTTGTTCGTAAAATTACACAAGTTTTTAATTACAATCTGATAGTAAATCTATAACTTCTTTTTCTAATGAAATGGAATTATCAAAAAATGAAATTGAAGCAACTCCATAACAGCCAACTTCGAAACATTTTTTAATATTTAAAACAGATATTCCACCAAGAGCAAATACTTTAATTTTTGTGTAATCTACAATAAGCTTTAACTTACTAATACCTTTACCATTAGTATTTAAATGAGATTGAGTAGTAAATATTGGGCTGTAAGTTAAGTATTCTGCTTTGTATTTTTCTGCAATTTGTACATCATTAATATTATGACAAGAAGCACCAAATTTCAAATTTAAATTATTCATAAAATTTTTATCATTTAATTGATAAGAATTTACATGCAAAAAATCAGCTCTATAATTTGAGAATGAATTAACTATTAAAGGTACATTTAAATAATATTTTTGAAAATATATTTCAATTAATTTCTCTAAATCAAATTGATTATGATTAACATCTCTTAACATAATGCAAATTTTAATTGAAGGATATTTTAAAATAAATTCTAAAACATTTTTTAAATTTTTTTCATTATTAATTATTGCAATTATTTTGAAATTAATGTTCATACTTTGATACTAAGTAATTAAGTTTGTTTTCTTAAAACACTAAAAACCATTACTTCAAAAGAAAATTTAAGATTAATTTTGTAACTTAAATTTAATTTGTTTCAATTCGTCATTCGTAAAATGCAATCAAATTATTTTATTCAACAAATTTAACAAATCTATTATTATGAATTTACAACCTTTATATGACCCATTTTTGACTCAACCAATGAGAGACGAACTTACATCAATTGGTATAAAAGAACTCCGTACTGCAGAAGAAGTTGATGAAACGCTCAAGTTATCTGGAACCACAATGGTATATGTCAATTCTGTTTGTGGCTGTGCAGCTGGTGGAGCAAGGCCTGCAATGAAAATTATTATGCAAAATGAGATACTTCCTGATAGAATAGTTACTGTTTTTGCTGGACAAGATAGAGAAGCTGTTTCAAGAGCAAGAGAATATTTTGTTGGTTATCCTCCTTCTTCGCCTCAAGTGGCTTTATTAAAAGATGGGAAGTTAATTGCTATGATGCAAAGGCAACATATTGAAGGATATCCTCCTGAAGCTATTGCTACAACGTTGATTGATGTTATTAATCAAGTTTGTGTAAA
Above is a window of Chlorobiota bacterium DNA encoding:
- a CDS encoding BrxA/BrxB family bacilliredoxin, producing the protein MNLQPLYDPFLTQPMRDELTSIGIKELRTAEEVDETLKLSGTTMVYVNSVCGCAAGGARPAMKIIMQNEILPDRIVTVFAGQDREAVSRAREYFVGYPPSSPQVALLKDGKLIAMMQRQHIEGYPPEAIATTLIDVINQVCVKEGSI
- the lysS gene encoding lysine--tRNA ligase; this encodes MSEQSFHRYEELNEIETSGILAYPYSFEINCNSIDAKKQFENKELTQSEEPINISQAGRIVAIRKMGKASFVQIQDTVGRIQIYLKKDDLQNYDMLRLLDLGDIIGVKGYLFRTKTGEISIHSTEFELLTKCLVPLPVAKEEIDEAGNKIVYDAFTDKEQRYRQRYLDLNINYDVRDVFRKRAKIISCIRSFMDRNDWLEVETPVLHNTYGGAAARPFGTHLNALDIPLFMRISLELNLKKLIVGGFDGVYEIGKNFRNEGIDKTHNPEFTMMELYVAYKDYNWMMIKIEELLSEVALKVNGSTTVKYKGIDINFAPPYRKVCMLDLISEKIGHDVSEMNVDEIRKIAQELGVQTNNSMGKGKLIDEIFSEVIQPDLIQPTFVMDQPLEMVPLAKKHRTKNGLVEAWDLFINGQEIGPCFSELNDPRDQRSRFEEQLKLRADGDDEAMLIDEDFLNALEVGLPPTAGVGIGIDRLTILLTGQDSIRDVIFYPMMRSL
- a CDS encoding thiamine phosphate synthase produces the protein MNINFKIIAIINNEKNLKNVLEFILKYPSIKICIMLRDVNHNQFDLEKLIEIYFQKYYLNVPLIVNSFSNYRADFLHVNSYQLNDKNFMNNLNLKFGASCHNINDVQIAEKYKAEYLTYSPIFTTQSHLNTNGKGISKLKLIVDYTKIKVFALGGISVLNIKKCFEVGCYGVASISFFDNSISLEKEVIDLLSDCN